Genomic segment of Bacteroides stercoris ATCC 43183:
GCAAAGAATTTATAACTCCCATTACTTTGTCTGCCCTTACCAGCAAGCCCGTTATCAGCGAGTTCTTCGCGCAGCGTGACGGAACCTGGAACAGCCATGTGGATTTGGGTCTGTGGGCGGATGCCATGCTGATAGCTCCTGCCACGGCTTCCACTATCGGCAAGATGGCGAATGGCATTGCCGATAATATGCTGATAACCACTTACCTGTCGGCAAAAGCTCCTGTGTTTGTTGCCCCGGCAATGGACCTGGATATGTATGCCCATCCGTCCACCCAAAAGAATCTGGAGACACTGCGTTCGTATGGTAACCATATCATAGAACCGGGTACGGGCGAGCTTGCAAGCCATCTGGTAGGCAAGGGCAGAATGGAAGAACCGGATGTCATTATCCGCAGGCTGGAAGAGTTCTTTGCCGCTAAGGACGGTGATCTGGCGGGGAAAACAATAATGATTACTACCGGACCGACATACGAAAAGATTGATCCGGTGCGTTTTATCGGCAATTATTCGTCGGGAAAGATGGGCTTTGCGCTTGCCGATGAGTGTGCGGCAAGAGGAGCAAGGGTTATTCTGGTTTCGGGACCCGTCCAGCTCCGGACACACTACCCTGTATACCGGTATTTCGGTGTGGAGTCTGCCGGAGAGATGTTTGAGGCGGCCACCTCTTTGTTTGACGATGCGGATGCCGTTATCATGGCTGCCGCCGTTGCCGACTATACGCCGGAGCAGGTTGCCGACAGGAAGATAAAGCGCGAAAAGACAGGTGATATGTCATTGCACCTGAAGCCTACACGGGACATCGCCGCCCATTTGGGAGAGATGAAGAAGCAGCATCCCGGCAAGGTGCTGGTGGGCTTTGCCCTCGAAACCAATGACGAACAGCATAATGCGGAAGATAAACTGAACCGTAAGAACCTGGATTTTATCGTGCTTAATTCGTTGAATGACAAAGGTGCGGGCTTCCGTTACGATACCAATAAAATCAGCATTATCGACCGGAACG
This window contains:
- the coaBC gene encoding bifunctional phosphopantothenoylcysteine decarboxylase/phosphopantothenate--cysteine ligase CoaBC, whose product is MANPLKGKKIVLGITGSIAAYKACYIIRGLIKRGAEVQVVITPAGKEFITPITLSALTSKPVISEFFAQRDGTWNSHVDLGLWADAMLIAPATASTIGKMANGIADNMLITTYLSAKAPVFVAPAMDLDMYAHPSTQKNLETLRSYGNHIIEPGTGELASHLVGKGRMEEPDVIIRRLEEFFAAKDGDLAGKTIMITTGPTYEKIDPVRFIGNYSSGKMGFALADECAARGARVILVSGPVQLRTHYPVYRYFGVESAGEMFEAATSLFDDADAVIMAAAVADYTPEQVADRKIKREKTGDMSLHLKPTRDIAAHLGEMKKQHPGKVLVGFALETNDEQHNAEDKLNRKNLDFIVLNSLNDKGAGFRYDTNKISIIDRNGKKDYPLKSKAEVAADIVDHLAEVMKRE